A window of Cellulomonas wangleii genomic DNA:
TCTGCACCGCGCCCTCCGGCCTGGTCCACCACCCGTCCTGCAGGGAGCCGACGCGCGGGCCGGCGTACGCCAGGTCCTCCAGGCCGGTCTGCTCCGCGGGGGCCGGTGACCACCACCAGCCCATGCGCTCACGGACCGCCGCTGCGAGCTCGTGCGCGCCGGGCACCACCGCGTGCGCGTCAGGCAGGTGCAGCTGCTGCACGCTCAGCGCCAGGGCACTGTGGAACGCCTGCCACACCAGGTCGTCCGTGAGCCCCTCCGGACCGGTGAGGTCCGCCAGCTCACGCAGGAACAGCCGACCCAACGGCGCCTCGATGAGTGCGTCCACCATGACCTGATCCTTCCATCACCGAACGACGATGCCCCCGCGGTGCGCACCGCGGGAGCACCGTCGGACGTCAGATCCCGCGGCAGCTCAGGCTGGCGAAGTCAGTCTGAACGACGAAGTACTGAACGGCGTTGCACGTGCAGCCGGCGCGCTGGTACCCGTACTCGTAGATCACCTTCCACTTGCCGCTTCCGGAGGAGCTGCAGTTCCACACCGGACGCTTGTCCTCGTACGAGGCGGCGTCGCGGTTGCTTCCGGAGGCAACCGCCATCCGGTCGGATCCCACCAGCCCCGTGGCCCTCTGCCGGTAGAGCACGGACGTGTGCATCAGCTGCTGCATCGACTGGGTGCACGTGATGCGAGGCTTGAACCCCACGTTGTAGTGCGCGGCGCCCGGAGTGTCGGTGCGGCGGTGCGGTGCGGACGGGTAGCCGGTGCACGGACCGTTGGTCACCTTCGACGCGAAGGTTGTCGCACCCTGTCCGGCGAGAGACGACGCCTGGCGTCCGGCGAGGGGGCTCGCCGTGGACGGCTGGCTCAGGACGAGGTCCCGAAGCAGTCGCTCTTCGTCGCTGCTTGAGTAGGAGATCTTGCCGCCTGCGTCCTGGATTGCACGCTCCACCGCAGCCCACTGGGCGTCGCCCGCCGAGCCGGGGTCGGCCAGGTGCGATCGGAACTCTGCGACGGTCATACCCCCGTAGGGGTCGTCTGCTGCGGACGCCGTCGTCACGCCCGCGCCGATCGAGAGCGCAACGACTGCTGCGGCGGTGGTCAGGCCCCGGAGGAAGGATCTCATCAGCTTCTCCCATCCATGTGCGTCAGATGATGGCCACGCACGATCACGAGACCCCCCTTTGGGTCTCGTGACGGAGGACGCTAGCCGCGACACAGAAGATCAGCGGCATACTTCGCGCAGAATCTCCCCGAACGTCCCACCCTGCACATCTCCGCAGGTCAGCAGCGCGCGGGCGCGGTGCCGCGCCCTCCTGCCGCTCCATGTCTGTCCGGTGCCGCCCGGTTACCGGCTGCGCTCTTCGGGCATGGGTGGACAACGCGGTGCTGTAGGTCGATGCACGGGCGGGGGTGCACGCGCCACGACGTGCGCCGCAGGGCGTGGCCCGTCGCCGCCGGCGCGCGGCCCTCGTCGGGTGGTGACAGCATGGCCGGGCCATGGACCCCGCTCTCGCCGCTCTCGTCGCCGCCGGTTCCAGGACGGAGCTGACCGGCCTGGCCGGCTGGGTCGTCTCCGTGATCGAGGCGCTCGGTCCCTTCGGGGTGGGAGTGCTCGTCGCACTCGAGAACCTCTTCCCGCCCATCCCGTCCGAGGTCGTTCTGCCCGTCGCCGGGTACGTCGCGTCGCAGGGTGGCATGTCGCTGGTCTGGGCGGTCGTCGCCGCCACCACCGGTGCGGTGGTCGGCGCGTGGGCGTTGTACGGCCTGGGCGCGTGGGTGGGGCGGGTGCGCATCCACCGCTGGCTCGAGCGCATCCCGTTGATGGACGCGCAGGACCTCGACCAGGCCGAGGGGTGGTTCCTGCGCCACGGCGGTGCGGCCGTGCTGATCGGCCGGTGCGTGCCCGTGGTGCGCAGCCTCATCTCGGTGCCCGCGGGTGTCGAGCGCATGAACCCGTGGCGGTTCACCCTCTACACCCTGGTCGGGTCGGCCGTGTGGAACGGCGGGCTGGTGTGGGCCGGGCACGCGCTGGGCTCGCAGTGGCAGGACATCGGCCGCTACAGCGACTGGCTGAACGCGGTCGTGTATGCGGTCATGGCCGTGGTGCTGGCGCGGTTCGTGTGGGCGCGCACGGGTGCGCGGGCGGAGCGTCGGCGTGCGGCCCGGACCCCCGCGCCGGACGGGCCGCCGGCGCCGGAGCGCTGAGGCGGGCCGGTCGGTGCCTGCTCAGCCCGCGGGGACCGCGGTGCCGTCGACGAACGACCCCGTCACCGGGGCGGGCGGCACCGCGAGGCACAGCCCCGCGCGGTCGCCCCGCGACCACCCTGCCTCGGTGGGCGCCCACGTGATCGCCCGCACCCCCGCCTCGACCTCTGCGTCGCTGAGCACGCAGGAGCGGGCGACGCGGGTGTGCGCGCCGTCCTGGCCGGGCCAGACGGCCGCGGGGTCGAACGCGTACTCGCCGACCACCTGCGCCGCGTGCTCCTGCGCGCACGGCACCACCCGCACGCGGTCGACCTCGCCGTCCGCCGGCAGGGTCGCCAGGCACGACCCGGTGACGAGCTGGGCCGCGTACGCGTCCGTCGGTGCGGCGACGTCCGCGGGCAGCGGCGCGCTGCGGGCGGACGTGACGGCGCGCGTGCCGAGCACGGAGCCCACCGCGACGACCGCGACGGTCCCGATCACGGCCGCACCGCGGCGCACACGTCGGCGGGCGCGGGCGCGCGCCTCGGCCGCCTCCTGCCAGCCCGGCGCGTAGTACGTCGGGGGGTTGGGGTCCTCCGGCACGTCCACGGGGGGCGACGTGCGGTCGTCGGGGGTGCTCAGGGCTGCGTCCCCGACGATGCGACGAGGGAGCCGCCGGCGGCGTCGAGGCCCTCGTAGACGCAGTAGGCGACGAGCTCACCGGCGACCGCCTGGTCGGGGTGGGGGAGCCACACGTCGGCCCACCCCCGGTCGGTCAGGCCCGGGTCCAGGGCGTCGACGGCGTCCGCGCACTGCGTGGACGCCGCGACGTACACCGGGTCCTCGGGTGCGCCGTCGGCGGCGGGGGTACCCGTCACCTCGAGCCGGGCGACCACCTCCGTCGTGTGCTCCTGCTCGCACGGCACGGCCACGGCGTCGGACAGGTCGAAGGTTCCGGGGGCGGTCGCCCAGCAGGTCCCGACCGCGACGTCCTGCGGCAGCGCGTAGTCGGGCAGCGTGTACGACGGCTCCTCGCCCAGCCCCTCGAGCTGCTCGCCCAGCTCACCGAGCAGCTGGTCGAGGTCGTCGGCCGACCCGCTGCCGCTGCCGCTGCCGCTGCCGCTGTCGCTCCCGCTCGCCAGGTCGTCGAGGAGGCGGTCCAGCTCGCTGGTGCTCCCGGTGATGTCCGTGACCTGCTCCGCCTGGGACTGCCCCCACTGGACCATGGCGGCGACCATCGCGACGACGGCGACGAGCACCGCGGTCCCGATCGCGCCGACGACGATGCCCGCGATGGCCATGCCCCGCCCGCGGGCACCGCTGCGGCGGATGCGCGGCAGCGCGGCGATCCCCAGGCCGAGGCCCACGGGGCCGGTGAGCCCGCACAGCACCACCAAACCGCCCACGGAGGTCACCAGCGAGGCGACCGCCATCCCGTCGGTGGGCACGGGCGCCCCGGGGTAGGGCGGCGGGTAGCCCTGCGGCCCGTACCCCGGGCCGTACCCGGGGGCGCCCGGTGCGCCGTACGTGACGCCGCCGTACGCGGCGGCGGAGGGGTCCTGCACCGGCGGGGTCCCGTACGGCGGGGCCGGGGTGCCGGACGCCGCCGGGGGCGGCGGCGTGCCGGGGGCCGTCGCGCCGGGCGAGGGTGCTGCGCTGTAGGGCGCCGGCGAGCCGTAGGGCGCCGCGGGGGCGCCGCCGTACGGCGAGGGAGCGGCTGCGGACGCGGCCGGTACCGCGTCGCCCGCGGTCACGTCGCGGCGGACCGCCCACGGGTCCGTCGCGTCGGTGCCCGCGTCGGTGCCTGGTGCGGCCGGGGCGGGCGTGGGCACGGCGGGCGGCGTGGGGGTCGCGGTGCGCGGGACGACCGACGGCGGCGTGGGCTGGCTCCACGTCAGCGGCTGGGTGTCGTTCAGCGCCGTCGAGATCGGCTGGGTGTCGCCGGCGCCGGGTGCGGCCCCCGCGCCGTACACGGGGGACGAGGAGGTGCCCCACGCCGTCGAGTCGTGCGGTGCAGCCCCGTCCGGTGCCGGGGTACCCGGGCCGGACGGGACGGACCCGGTCCCCTCGGCGGTCGGCGGCTCGGGGACGGACGGCGCGTCCGTCCCCTCGGCGGGCTCGTGGGCGCGGTCGTCGGACGTCATGGAGGGCAACCTAGTGGAGCACGCGCCCCGGCACGCGACCGGGCGGCCGATACCACCCGGTCCGGCGCGTGCCTCACGCGCCGTCGATCTCGAGCACCACCGGCACGTGGTCGGACGGCTGCTTGCCCTTGCGCTCGTCCCGCTCGATCCGCACGCCGGTGACGCGGGCGGCGAGGGCGGGGCTGGCGTAGGTGAGGTCGATGCGCATGCCCTCGTTCCGCGGGAAGCGCAGCTGCTGGTAGTCCCAGTAGGTGTAGGTGTGCTCGGCGGGCAGGTGCACGCGCGACACCTCGGTGTACCCGGCGCGCGCGATCGCCTCGAACGCCTCGCGCTCGGCCGGCGTGACGTGCGTGCGACCGGCGAACCACGCGGCGTCCCACACGTCCGTGTCGAGCGGGGCGATGTTCCAGTCGCCCACCATGGCGACCTGCGCCGCCGGGTCGGCGGTCAGCCACCCCTGCGCCGCGTCGCGCAGGGCCGCGAGCCAGTCGAGCTTGTACGCGTAGTGGGGGTCGCCGACCTCGCGCCCGTTCGGCACGTACAGGCTCCAGACGCGGACGCCGCCGCACGTGGCGCCGAGCGCCCGGGCCTCCGCGACGGCCGGGTCGCCCCACGTCGGCTGGCCGGGGAACCCGCGCTCGACGTCCTGCAGCCCGACGCGGGAGATCACGGCGACGCCGTTCCACTGCGAGTACCCGTGCGTCGCGACCTCGTACCCGAGCGCCTCGAACGGCTCGCGCGGGAACGCCTCGTCCTTGACCTTCGTCTCCTGCAGGGCCAGGACGTCGACGCCCGACCGCTCGAGGAAGCCGACGGCCCGGTCCAGCCGGGCGCGGATCGAGTTGATGTTCCAGGTGGCGACTCGCATGGCGCCCGAGGTTACCGG
This region includes:
- a CDS encoding exodeoxyribonuclease III — its product is MRVATWNINSIRARLDRAVGFLERSGVDVLALQETKVKDEAFPREPFEALGYEVATHGYSQWNGVAVISRVGLQDVERGFPGQPTWGDPAVAEARALGATCGGVRVWSLYVPNGREVGDPHYAYKLDWLAALRDAAQGWLTADPAAQVAMVGDWNIAPLDTDVWDAAWFAGRTHVTPAEREAFEAIARAGYTEVSRVHLPAEHTYTYWDYQQLRFPRNEGMRIDLTYASPALAARVTGVRIERDERKGKQPSDHVPVVLEIDGA
- a CDS encoding DUF4190 domain-containing protein, whose protein sequence is MTSDDRAHEPAEGTDAPSVPEPPTAEGTGSVPSGPGTPAPDGAAPHDSTAWGTSSSPVYGAGAAPGAGDTQPISTALNDTQPLTWSQPTPPSVVPRTATPTPPAVPTPAPAAPGTDAGTDATDPWAVRRDVTAGDAVPAASAAAPSPYGGAPAAPYGSPAPYSAAPSPGATAPGTPPPPAASGTPAPPYGTPPVQDPSAAAYGGVTYGAPGAPGYGPGYGPQGYPPPYPGAPVPTDGMAVASLVTSVGGLVVLCGLTGPVGLGLGIAALPRIRRSGARGRGMAIAGIVVGAIGTAVLVAVVAMVAAMVQWGQSQAEQVTDITGSTSELDRLLDDLASGSDSGSGSGSGSGSADDLDQLLGELGEQLEGLGEEPSYTLPDYALPQDVAVGTCWATAPGTFDLSDAVAVPCEQEHTTEVVARLEVTGTPAADGAPEDPVYVAASTQCADAVDALDPGLTDRGWADVWLPHPDQAVAGELVAYCVYEGLDAAGGSLVASSGTQP
- a CDS encoding DedA family protein produces the protein MDPALAALVAAGSRTELTGLAGWVVSVIEALGPFGVGVLVALENLFPPIPSEVVLPVAGYVASQGGMSLVWAVVAATTGAVVGAWALYGLGAWVGRVRIHRWLERIPLMDAQDLDQAEGWFLRHGGAAVLIGRCVPVVRSLISVPAGVERMNPWRFTLYTLVGSAVWNGGLVWAGHALGSQWQDIGRYSDWLNAVVYAVMAVVLARFVWARTGARAERRRAARTPAPDGPPAPER